In Planococcus sp. MB-3u-03, the DNA window CCTCACACGCTGATGCGGCGCATGATTTGGGCCCTGCTGGAGGCACTGGCGCCATGGTAAGAACACTGGCGTTATTTGTGGAGAAGTTGGGTAACAAGGAATAAAAAAACTGCAGCCAAATCGGCTGCAGTTTTTTTATTCGTTTTCCAGTTCTTCCTGCTGGTTGTTTTTGCGTTTTCCAATTGCTGGGCCCATATCGTCGCGCACAGTTTCTTCCGCGACTTTGATACCTGTCATATAAGCGGCGCGGCCGATCAAATGACCAGCGACGGGCTGCGTGATGAACAGGAAGGCGATGGCAATGACCATCTGCGTATTGAAGATGCCTTCATTAAACCAAAAATGGACGAAGGTGCCGAGCAGGATCGATAACACACCGAGTGTCGAGCTCTTAGAGGCTGCGTGTGTCCGTGTGTAGACATCCGGGAGCCTGATGAGCCCGAGGGCGGTGGCGGCGCTAAACAGGACGCCAGTGCTGATTAAAAGGATGATTAGGATATCAACGAGGATCTCGATCGAAAATCTCCCCTCTCTCCAGGAATTTCGCAAAGGCGGCCGTTCCGATAAAGGACAGGATGCTCATCAGCAAAACGACCTCCAGGAAAAATTCCGTCTCAATGATCAATGACAATAAAGCGACGATCGACACGAGCGTCACACCGATCGCATCAAGTGCGACGACGCGGTCTGCAACCGTCGGGCCTTTGACGAGGCGGAATAGAAGGCCAGCAAAAGAAAAACTGACAATCATCAAAGCGATCCAATAAAACATGATCATGACCGGCTCACCTCCAGTATAGCCCGTTCAAATGTGTTCTTGATGGATGACACGGCCGAATCGATGTCTTCAAAATCCAAGGCATGGATATACAGGCGTTTTTGGTCTTCGGAAATGCCGATGACCAAAGTGCCTGGCGTTAATGTAATGAGCGCTGAAAGCAAAGTTATTTGCCAGTCGTCGCTGAGTTCCGTTTCCATTTCAAAAATGGCCGGTTTGATGTTCATTTTCGGGCGGATGACGATGGAAAGGACCTGGATGCTCGACATGAAAAGTTCACGAAGGAACAACAGGAAAAGTGAGATCAACGCCCAGACGCGAAGAATGTACAACCGTTTTGAGAAAAACCGGCGCATCAGGACGATGATGCCGAGGCCGATCAAAAAGCCGATGACGAATCCGGAAGGAGTGAACGACACGGTCATGAACATCCAGACGAGCGCCAGGAAGAAATTCAATAGAACTTGTAAAGACATATTGACCTACTCCTTTAATACCGCATCAATATAGAGCGATGGATTCAGCAGCACTTCACCTGCGTCCGAAATGAACGGCATGAAGAGTTCCGCACCGGCGCCGAGGAATACAGTCAAGGCGACGAGTATAGCTGTCGGGACGAACATCGACAGATAATGTTTCCGGTCGATCGTGGCAATTTTAACCGGCTCGCCCCAGAATGCATAGATGAAGATCCGGACAACGCTCAACAACACGAGCAAGCTAGTCGCCAGGATCACGAGGCTGCCCCAGAAATGAGTGCCTTCAAAGCCGCCTTGGACGATCAGCAATTTGCCGGGGAATCCACTGAGCGGTGGGATTCCGGCAAGGCCGAATGCCGCAACGAGGAAGGTCCAGCCGAAGACTGGGTAGCTCTTGATCAATCCGCCCATCTTGCGCAAATCGCTGGTTCTGAAAATGACGGTCAAGATGCCGACCAGAAGGAACAGCGCCGCTTTGATGAGCATGTCGTGCACCAAGTAGAAAATGGAGCCTTCGACGCCCGCTGCGTTCATTTGCGAAATGCCGAACAAGATGACGCCGACTGCGATGATGATGTTGTAGATGATGATCTTTTTCACATCAAAATAGGCAAGGGCACCGACGCAGCCTGCCAGGATCGTCAAAATTGCGATGATCGCCAGCAGTTCGTGGGTAAATCCGGTATTCATCGTAAAGAACAAGGTATAGGTTCTCATGATGGCGTAGACGCCGACTTTTGTCAGCAATGCGCCGAACAAGGCAAGAATGGCCATTGGCGGTGCAAAATAGGAACCTGGCAGCCAGAAGTAAAGCGGGAAAATCGCCGCTTTGAAACCGAAGACGACCAGGAACAGTACGGCGATGACCGTCAGGATGCCGACTGCTTCGATTTGCGGGATCTTGACAGCCAAGTCGGCCATATTGAGCGTTCCTGTGACAGAGTATAGATAAGCGACTGCGGAAACGAACAAGGCCGATGAAATGATGTTGACGAGCAAATATTTGATTGATTCGCGCAGCTGCGGTTTTTCACCGCCGTGGACGATCAATGCATAGGAAGCCATCAGCAGCACTTCGATAAAGACGAATAAGTTGAAAATATCGCCTGTCGTGAAGGCGCCGTTGACTCCGGTCATCAAGAACAGCACAGCCGGGTAGTAGAACGACTGCTCCCGTTTCACGCCGATCGTCGGGATGCTGTAGAACAGCACGAACAGCGTGACGATGGTGGAGCTTAGCACCAATAGCACCGAGAACATATCGGATACCATGGAAATACCGAACGGGGCAGGCCAGCTGCCGAGCGTCACGGCTTGGACGCCGTCACTGTTAACTTTCGAGAATAGCACAAGCGCCGAAGCGAGTGTCGCGACAACGCCTACAATCGCCACTGCGCGCTGCATGTGCAGCTTTTTTGGGAACAGCATCAAAATGGCGGCAAAAATCAATGGGATGACTACGGGGAACAAGACTAAATTACTCATAATCTTCTGTACCTCTCAATAGCTCCATATTGTCTGTGCCAAGTTCCTGGTAGGCGCGGTAGGCGAGCACCAGGAAGAATGAAGTGACCGCGAACGAAATGACGATCGCTGTCAGGATCAGCGCCTGCGGCAAGGGATCGGCATAATCGCTAACCGATACCCCGTCAGCCACAACAGGCGGCGCAGTGCCGCCTAGGCCGCCCATCGTCAGCAGCAGCAAGTGTGCGCCATGACTCAGGAGGCCTGTGCCGATAATGATGCGGATCAAACTTTTCGATAGCATTAAATATACAGCTGCCATGAACAATAAGCCGATGGCAACCGACATGACTATTTCCATTATTCATCCTCTCCAATCGTTTGAATAATGGTCATCGTTACTCCTACAACAACCAAATAGACGCCTATATCAAATAACAATGCCGAGTGCAGGGACGTTTCGCCGAACAGCGGCAAATCGAAATAATCATAGGCATGCGTGAAGAATGGGACATCAAAAATGACCGAAGCGCTGGCAGTTGCGATGGCAATCAACAAGCCGACAGCAGTCAGCACGACGTAATTAATCGGCAGGATCTTCTTGATGGTCGGGATGTCGAACGCAAGCATCAACAAGACGATGGCACTTGCGGTTAGCAATCCCCCAACAAACCCGCCGCCCGGCGTATAGTGGCCGGCGAAGAAAATATGGACAGCAAACATCAAGATGATGAAGGTCACCACTTTCGTGGCGGTTTGAAGCATGACATCATTTGTTCTCATGCTGACCCTCCTTTTTCGTGAGGCGAAGGCGGATCATCGTAATAATCCCGATGCCCGCAATGCCGAGTACTGCAATCTCGAACAAGGTATCAAACCCGCGGTAATCGACAAGAATGACGTTGACGATATTCCCGCCGCCTGCTTCAGAGTAAACCGTTTCCTTGTAGAACTCGGAAATCGAAGGCAATGCTTTCTGTGAATGGGCGGATAATGCAACCAAGGTCATCGTAACGCCGACGCCAAGTGCAACGAGTGCATTGCCGAAACGGAATTTCATGCGCTCTTCCTTGCGGCTGATCTGTGGCAAATGGTAGAACGCCAGCAAGAACAGGGCGACCGAGATGGTTTCGATGACGAGTTGTGTCAACGCCAAGTCAGGTGCGCGGAAGATGACGAACAACAGCGCCACTGAATAGCCAACAGCCCCAAGTGCGATAATCGCGGTCAAGCGGGACTTGGAACCGAGAATCGTCAAGGTTGCGCCGACCAATGCCAGCAGAATGACGATTTCGTAGACGCCAATTGGCGCCAAATTGCTGAAATCGATCTGGAACGCTTCGTTCAAGAACAATGTCAGCAAAACAATGAAGGTCATGAAGCTGAACATATAGACGAGGTATGAACGGATAAACCCTGTCATATAAATGCGGGAGAAGCGGTTGGCCCCTCCGTCGCTGAGCAGCATCATTTCATCGTAGAGACGGTTCAGTGAAATTGAATCGGGATACAAATCGTATAGGTGCTGCCACTTGCGCAGCGTCCAGAACATCAAGCCGCCGATCGCAAAAATACCAAGCGTCATGAACAATTCGGTATTGAATCCGTGCCACGCTGAAACGTGGATGTCCACATTCTGCGGGGAATCGTAAAGAAACGGCTGGATTGCCGCAACGGCCGGTTTGACGAGCCAGTCGCCGATCAAGTTCGGGATGAAGAAAATCAATACGACAAGCGCGGCAAGGAAGACCGGTGAAATAAGCATGCCGATCGGTGCTTCATGCGCTTGTTTCGGCAATTGGTCCGGCTGATGTTTGCCGGCAAATGTATGGAACACAAAATACAAGCTATAGATGAACGTGAAGACCGAGCCGATCCAAGCGATGATCGGGAACAAGACCCACCAGACGTCCATCGAGAACATATTGAATTCCTGCAGCGACAGCATCGCCGTCAAGAACATTTCTTTACTGAGGAAGCCGTTGAAAGGCGGGAGGCCAGCCATCGACAAGGAGCCAATCAATGCGACCGTGAAACTGACCGGCATCAAACTCATCAAACCGCCGAGTTTCCGGATGTCGCGCGTCCCTGTTTCATGGTCGACAATGCCCGCGATCATGAACAGGCTTCCTTTGAAGGTTGCGTGGTTGATCAAATGGAAGATCGCTGCGAACGCTGCATATTTGAGATAACTATCGGCAGCGCCTTCCACGTGATAAGCGGCTGCAGCGACACCGAGCAAGGACATGATCAGCCCGAGCTGGGACACAGTCGAGAAGGCCAGGATCCCTTTCAGGTCCTTTTGCTTCAAGGCGAAGAATGATGCCCACACCATCGTGAACAACCCAACGCCGGCAACGAGCCACATCCATACTTCAGACAAGGCGAACACAGGGGTCAAGCGGGCGACCAAATAAATGCCGGCTTTAACCATCGTCGCGGAGTGGAGATAGGCACTGACAGGCGTCGGCGCTTCCATCGCATCCGGCAACCAAATGTAGAACGGAAACTGTGCTGATTTCGTAAATGCGCCGAGCAGCACAAGGACCAATGCCCAGATGAAGAAATCATGCTGTGCGAGTTCCGGTGCCTGCGCGATCAATTCGCGGATCGAATACGTGCCGCCCATGATGCTGAGCAACACAAAGCCCCCCAGCATCATCAATCCGCCGAAGACGGTAATCATCATCGACTTCAATGCGCCGAATCTAGAGCGGTCGCGCGTATACCAATAGGCGATCAACAGGAATGAGGAAATCGAAGTCAATTCCCAGAACAAGTACAGCGTAATCAGATGATCCGACTGAACGACGCCAAGCATGGCGCTCATGAAGATCAATAGATATACATAGAAATTATGTAATTGTTCGCGGTGCTTGTCCAAATAGAAAATTGAGTAAAGCACGACGAGCGCGCCGATTCCGGTGATCAGCAAAGTGAACAATAAACTCAACCCATCGAGGTACGCGACAAAGGCGATATCGAGGGAAGGGATCCAGGAAAGTTCAGATACATAAGTGCCACCTTCCATAACTGAAGGAAGGCGGGTGGCGTAGTATAAGAACAGCGCTGCCGGAACCAGCAAAACGAACCAGCCTGTGTGGATCTGGCCGAGTCGTTTGAATAGCAGCGGAATAAACAGCGCTGCAAGGATCGGTATGAAAATCAGAAATACAAGAGACAAAATGAATCCTCCTTCCAAAGTGGTACGTGATGAGTTTCTAATTAAAAGTATAACGCATTCAGAGCGGTTTTGCACCGCACACCCTCGCGGCAAGGAGGAGGAACGTGAAGATTTCTCGCATTTTGTAATAGGAAGAAACTCAGTAATCTGACTATTGCGAATTTAAAAAAGCACAAAAAAAGAACCGGCTGAAGGAAGGTTTCTTCTTTCAACCGGTGCTATTTGGCTGAAGCTAGGAATGTTTTAATTCCTGTTCCAAGAGCACATCCTCGAAATCCTGGTCTGGTTGTTTTTTTGTATACCAGAGGAAAGCGAAGGCGAAGACGAATAATGTGCCGGTTACGATGAAGACGGAGGAAATCCCGATAAATCCGCTGATGATGCCGCCGAACATCGGGCCGACGATGTTGCCGAGAAAACGGAAGCTGGTGTTATAGCCCATCACTTCGCCTTGAATATCGATCGGCGCTTCACGGCGCATCAGGGCAGTCGTTGTCGGAATCATGCCGCCGACCGCTACACCGAAGAACAAGCGCAGAACGATCAGCTGCCAAAGCTCAGTGACGAAAGCTTGCGGGATGATGAACAAGAACGCGAGCAGCAACAGCAAGCCGAGAATCTTCTCATAGCCGACCGAATCCCCGAGCCGTCCCCAGAGCCTAGCAAACAGCAAATTGCCGACGCCCGTCGCGCTGAACGTGACACCTGCGAGAAAGGCCACTTGTGCGGTGCCTTCCGTCAATTCCGCCACATATAAAGACAATAAGGGCTGGATGCTGAAATTGCCGATTTGGATCAAAGCAGTGATGATCATAACATTCAGCAGCAAGCGGTGGTGCAAGATGCCTTGGATCACGGTGCTGCGCGCATAGACATGTGCACCTTTTCGTTTTGGCTTGCGGATTTCTTTCAGCCCGAAAACGACGAACAAGGCGGCGATGCCAATGATGGTGGCGGTGATGAGGAAGGTGTAAGTGAAACCGAACGCATCCGCCATCAAGCCGCCAATCACCGGCCCGAACAAAGTGCCCGACACACTGCCCATTTGAAGCGTGCCGAGCGTCTTGCCGGCGGTCTCCTTGGACGTCTGGGAACTGACGAAAGCAAGTGAAGTCGGGATGAATCCCGTGACGACCCCCATGAACAAGCGGATCATAAACAATCCGAGCACGGAATCGGCCGTCCCCATCAAAAAGATGCTGGTGGCGATTCCGAAGCCGTTGATGATCAATATCGGTTTAAAGCCGTATTTGTCTGCAATGCGCCCCCAAACCGGCGACATGAACAACGCAGCAACGAAGGTCACGCCAAATACCAGCCCTGACCAGCGCTGCACATATTCATCCGAAAAATTGCCGAGTGATTCGATGTACAGCGATAAAAACGGCATAATCATCGTCGTGCTGCCGGCGACCAGGAAATTGGTAAACATGATGATATAGAAATTTCTTTTTGAGTATCCAGTTGGAACCCCTTCTTTCTGAAAACCAAAACTCTTCCTATATTATATAATAGTTCGTTACCCGAAAAAGCAGAATAAATTACCACTGTATTCTGAATTATTCTATGCTAGAATAAAGCGGGGTGAAACGAAATGAAAAAGTTTATGGTCAGTAATGCTCCTGGTCTCTGCAGTTGCGTTGGCAGCTTGCGGCAGCTCGGAGGAACCACAAGAAACAAGCGGCACGGAGCCTGCTTCAACAGAAGAAGTGCAAGGCTATCCGCAGCTTGAACCAGGCATAACGGAAGAAACGCTAGTGGATATGAATACATCCGAAGGCACGATCCGCATCCGGCTATTCCCGGAAATCGCGCCAAAAGCGGTAGAGAATTTCCTTGGACATGCCGAATCCGGTTATTATGAAGGCGTCATTTTCCACCGTGTCATTGAGGATTTCATGTTGCAGACCGGTGACTCAACAGGCACAGGGGGCGGCGGCGAGAGCATTTACGGCGAGCCGTTCGAAGATGAATTCAGCGATCAGCTGTTCAATTTCCGCGGCGCCTTGTCGATGGCAAATGCAGGGCCGGGAACGAACGGCAGCCAATTCTTTATTGTGCAGGCAACAGAAATTGAAGAAGGCAGCGCCTCTGATTATCCAGAGGAAATCACTGCCGCTTACGAAGAAATGGGCGGAACGCCTTGGCTGGACGGGATGCATACCGTCTTTGGCCAGGTCGACGAAGGCATGGATGTCGTCGACAAAATCGCTGCAGTCGAAAAGGGTGATAAAGACAAACCGCTTGAAGACATCGTCATCGAATCGATTGATATCATCGAGCAATAAGAAAAAAGCTATCGCCTCGAGCGATAGCTTTTTGTCTGTTTATGATGAATCATCAACGGAGCGCGCGGACGATCCGGCTGACGCCATCTTCCAAAGTCTGTTGAGGGCACCCGATATTCATGCGCAAGAACCCGCGGCCAGCTTCACCGTATTTTGATCCCGGTTCAAGCGCCACTTTGCCTTTTTCGAGCAGGAGTTGCATTACTTCGTCTTCACTGACACCAAGCGCCCGGTAATCGATCCATAATAAATAAGTCGATTGCGGCTTGCGGATCTTCAAGCCAGGAACTTCGCGTTCGAGCCGTTCCACCGCATAATCGATATGGTGGGCTAACACTTCGAGCAATTCATTCAGCCACGGTTCGCCCTGTTCGTACACGGCTTTCCATGCAACAGGCGCAAATGCATTCAAAGAGCCGGTGCCGTGTGCTTGCATATGCTGTTCCAACCGCATGCGCTTATCGGAATCGGGAGCAACGATCATGGCCGCTTGAATGCCGGCCAGGTTAAACGTTTTTGTCGGGGCGATGCACGTGAAGATGCGGTCATGCTCGCTGCCGGCAACCGACAGTAGAGGGGTATGGCTTTCCCCTGAATGGATCAAGTCGCTATGGATTTCATCCGAAAGAATCAAGACATCATGGCGTGCGCATAACTGGACGATGTTCTCCAATTCATCCGCTGTCCATAATTTGCCGCCAGGGTTATGCGGGTTGCACAGAATGAACAAACGGGCTTTTTCAAGCTTGGCTTCGAAATCTTGCCAATCGATGGTGTACTCGCCGTCTTGCTCTGTCAATTCGGAGTACAGCACCCCGCGCCCGAGATTTGTAGGGATGGAGAAAAATGGCGGGTAAACAGGCGGTGTCACCAGTACGTGATCGCCGGCGTCGGTAAAGACATCGATGATGCTTGCCATGGCCGGGATGACGCCTTGATGAAACAGCATCCAATCCGTTTCGACCGTTAAGCCGTGGCGTTTTTTCAGCCAGTTCGCAGCTGCCGTCTTGCACTCCTCGCATATGTATGAATAACCGAAAATCGGATGTTCCAATCGTTCTCGCAAAGCGTCAGTCACTGGAGGCGGAGCCGGAAAGTCCATATCCGCTACCCACATTGGCAATATGTCGGATGCATCCTGGATCCCGTATATTTTCTCCATCCGCTCCCATTTCACGGAACGGCTTTTCCTGCGGTCATGCACTTGTTCGAACAAATTCAAAGCAATCTCCTCATTTCTTTTGGGTTTCTATGATATTATAGCTGGTAACGATACAGGAATGATAGGTGAAAACGAATGGATACGGTGGACATGGATAAAAGAGCGCTAAGGATCATGGAGGGGTGGGATCCCTTTTCTGTCGGCACGGGCGAATACAAGACAGAAGCGGCCGATGTCATCGACAGGCTGCACGATATCGACCATCCGTCAGATTTAGCGAAAGCGATCCAAGGCATATACGAATCAAGCTTCAAGCAATGGATTCCACTGGAGAAATGCGTAGAAGTCTCCTATAAGCTATTGGCTGTAAAGTATGAAGCGAAACACATCATTTGAAAAAAGCCAAAATAAAAAAGCTCCGGCACATTGCCGAAGCTTTTTTATTTTGTTGTTTCCAGTCCGTCAAGCAAGTTGGAAGCAGGTACTTCGAGTGCATTCGATAGCACTAGGATCGTTTGGACGGATGGTACTTCTTCGCCGCTTTCATAGGATTCAAGGCGTGCTGTGCCGATGCGTGTTTTTAAAGACAAGTCATCGAGCGACAAGTTGCGTTCTTCCCGCAGCATTTTCAATTGGGTGTGCAAATCTTTTTTCAAAGTCATACACTCCTTTTCTTAAAGACTTCCTTCTAGCCCCATCATACCACGCGGGAGTGTTTTCTTACATAAAGAGTTGTGGCATTTTTCGAACAATGGAATCAACTGAAGATATCGATGATGCCATTGATAAAGACGATGACGATAGCGGCCGGTGCGACGTAGCGGACTAAGACACGCCATACTTCGACCCATGTCTTTTGCTGGGTCAATTCATCATGCGCATCTTTATTGCTCAGGACATATCCGGCGAATAGAGAGATGAACAATGCGCCGAGCGGCAAGCCGATTCGGCTCGTCAAGATATCGACGAAATCAAAGAATGTATAGCCGAAGAATACAGGTTCGCTCATAACACCGAACGATAGGGCGCTTGGGATACCGACAACAAAGATCGCCAAGCCGATGATGAATGCCAAACGGCGGCGGCGGTCGTATTTGTTTTTGACGGCAATCGACACGGTGATCTCAAGCATCGAGATGGATGAAGTCAAGGTAGCGAACAATAACAGGATGAAGAAAATGATAATCAGGAATTGTCCCATGAACAACTGGTCGAAAATGGCTGGCAAAATGATGAAGACCAGCCCTGGCCCCTGATCCGGCAAGTAATCAAGTGCGAATACTGCTGGGAAGATGATCAACCCGGCCATGATGGAAATGACAATATTCAAAGATACGACACTGACGGCTGACCGCGTTAGATTCTCGGATTTCTTCAAATACGATGCATAAGTGATCATTCCAGCAACACCGACACTCAAGGAGAAGAACGCTTGCCCGAGTGCCACTAAAGCCGTTTCGAAATTGAAGAACGACCAGTCAGGAACGAACATAAAGCGAACGCCTTCCATCGCGCCGTCGAGTGTCAATGAACGGATCATTAAGATGACGAAGAAGATGAGCAAGGCTGGCATCATGATTTTGCTGGCGCGTTCAATGCCGGCCTTGATGCCGCCTTGGACGATCCAGATCGTCAATGCCATGAATGCGGCTTGTGCGATCAGCACTTCCAATGGATTGCTGATGATGCCGCCGAACAATTCGGCGAAATCTGCATCGCCCAGCCCCGACAATTGCAAAGTGACGGCGCGTACCAGATACGATAGCACCCAGCCGCCGACTACACTGTAAAAGGAAAGGATCAAGAAAGAAAAAATAAATCCGGACCAGCCGATCAAATACCACGGCTTTCCGGGTGCTTGTTTTTTGAGTCCGCTAACGGCATCTGCCTGTCCGCGGCGCCCGATGACGAATTCAGCAAGCAAGATCGGCAAACCGATCAAGACGGTGCTCAAGATGAACAGCAAAATAAAACGCTGCCCCGTTTGGCAGCGGGTTAGTACGGGAACTGCCAGATCGCCCCGAGGCCGATTGCACTGCCGGCTGCTGAGAGTATGAAAACGGTCTTGGACGTCCATTGTTCACGTGCTATCATAATTGGTTCCTCCTAAATCGATTAGATTTCACTATTGTACACGAGCCCTTCAGAAAAAAATAGAATTATTTAAAAATGCATTGAATTTCTTCTGTATAATAGAAATAAAAGGAAATTCACTAGAAAGAGAGCTGATGGGGAGATGGATGAAAACAGCAAACCGGTAAGCGGAAATAATCGAAATGAAGATCGGGAAATGGTTCAATTGGCAGAAGAGCTCAGGCGGTTTGCCTATCAAAATGGCATGGCGGCGGACAAGACGAATCCTTTTTTCAATCGGGTTCAGGACCTTGCCGCCGGCGAGGAGAAAGGCGGTAATTTAGAGCTGATGCTCCACCGTGCAGCTGCAGCGCAATTGGCTCAATATCCCGAGCTCCATAACGATGGGAGCGCGATTGGGTTTCAGGAAGACCGGGAAAGCCATTTGGCGCTGCAGTCACTGCCGCTCAATGAGCGCATGGCTGCCGTTCTGTATTTGGTAAATGGCCGTGAATTATCGTTTGCTGCCCAGGCGCTTCACCTCGATGAACGGGAGCTGCTCGAACTAGCGGACAGCGCGAAGCATAAATTAGCAGAAAAGTTATCTGTGGAGGATCAACAAGAACTTGTGCAGCGGCTGCAATTCCTGGAGAAATCCATCAAGCGGATTAAGTTCTCGGAAAGGGAAGCGCCGATTCAAGAAACTCTGGGTGCTGACGAACAGCGAATAGAGCAGGTCCCGAAAGTGAAAAGACCGGCCATCTGGTTGGTCGCGGCATCGATAGCCTTGCTTGCAGCAGTCGTCGGTAGTTCTTTTTTCTTCGACAGTTTCCGTTTGCCTGCTGCATCGGAAGCATCAGAAGGACAGCTGACGCAGGAAATGGCAAATGAAATGGAACAACAATATGCGGAGACGAGAGAAAACGCGAAACAACGCCTCGGGTTGGGCGAGGGGGAATTTGCAGAGTTTGCCTACGTCGCTGATGCTGACCAAGAAAAGACGAGCTATTTAGCCGCAGCAACCTGAAGCAGCACGAAGACGATGCGGAACTCTTCACTAAACAGATGGAAGAATTGACCTGGAGGATTGAAACGCCGAAAGGAATGGGCGAATCTTGGCAAATTCCGGCCATATGCCTGTCGATGAAATGGACCGTTTTATGGAACTGTATTTCGCGAAAACAAACGAACTGCAGGACTTTGCAGAAAATATTTTGAAAATAATGAAGAACATTTGCCCGCCGCATCCGCTCATTACGGCGAGCCGCAGCTTTAATAGAAGATATCCCGGACGCATCGGCAGAACTGGAACAATTGCTCGCTGCCTGGCTGGAATACGGGCTGCGCTTTCGTCTGGCGGATCCTGAGCGGATGCATTTATTGACGAAAGATATTGATCAATTACAGCAGCTCCCGCAATTCCAAACGCATCCGTTTGCTTTTGACTACTTACAGCTATTCATGTTCTACCCT includes these proteins:
- a CDS encoding DUF1871 family protein, with the translated sequence MDTVDMDKRALRIMEGWDPFSVGTGEYKTEAADVIDRLHDIDHPSDLAKAIQGIYESSFKQWIPLEKCVEVSYKLLAVKYEAKHII
- a CDS encoding helix-turn-helix domain-containing protein, giving the protein MKKDLHTQLKMLREERNLSLDDLSLKTRIGTARLESYESGEEVPSVQTILVLSNALEVPASNLLDGLETTK
- a CDS encoding MalY/PatB family protein, whose amino-acid sequence is MNLFEQVHDRRKSRSVKWERMEKIYGIQDASDILPMWVADMDFPAPPPVTDALRERLEHPIFGYSYICEECKTAAANWLKKRHGLTVETDWMLFHQGVIPAMASIIDVFTDAGDHVLVTPPVYPPFFSIPTNLGRGVLYSELTEQDGEYTIDWQDFEAKLEKARLFILCNPHNPGGKLWTADELENIVQLCARHDVLILSDEIHSDLIHSGESHTPLLSVAGSEHDRIFTCIAPTKTFNLAGIQAAMIVAPDSDKRMRLEQHMQAHGTGSLNAFAPVAWKAVYEQGEPWLNELLEVLAHHIDYAVERLEREVPGLKIRKPQSTYLLWIDYRALGVSEDEVMQLLLEKGKVALEPGSKYGEAGRGFLRMNIGCPQQTLEDGVSRIVRALR